From Halichoerus grypus chromosome 6, mHalGry1.hap1.1, whole genome shotgun sequence, one genomic window encodes:
- the NINJ2 gene encoding ninjurin-2 isoform X2, which produces MESAQYLTCVEHSVNPGNPNPGRSQPINLNHYATKKSVAESMLDVALFMSNATRLKAVLEQGPSSHYYTTLVTLISISLLLQVVIGILLVVIARLNLNEVGKQWQLNQLNNAATILVFITVVINVFITAFGAHKTGFLAARTSRNPL; this is translated from the exons CCTGGGAACCCCAACCCCGGGAGGAGCCAGCCCATCAACCTGAACCACTATGCCACTAAGAAGAGCGTGGCAGAGAGCATGTTGGACGTGGCCCTCTTCATGTCCAATGCCACGCGGCTGAAAGCAGTGCTGGAGCAGGGACCATCCTCCCATTACTACACCACCCTCGTCACCCTCATCAGCATCTCTCTGCTCCTGCAGGTGGTCATCGGAATCCTCCTCGTGGTCATCG CACGGCTGAACCTCAATGAGGTGGGAAAGCAGTGGCAGCTGAACCAGCTCAACAATGCTGCCACCATCCTGGTCTTCATCACGGTCGTCATTAACGTCTTCATTACGGCCTTCGGGGCACACAAGACGGGCTTCCTGGCTGCCAGGACCTCAAGGAATCCTCTCTGA